Proteins encoded in a region of the Roseateles sp. SL47 genome:
- a CDS encoding phosphodiester glycosidase family protein, with protein MAPCHTPPPVDVPTARWSQRVCHTRALRQFRGWLQRQHGVVAGVFVSVALLAGCASPSAPPAVSPPSPLAWIPVEGAAGLLYARDTGSPGQVLHWLRLDLQDPTLSLSLTGPEQKGRTLDRFNGATQALAALNASFFTKRFEPRGWTVSSGQAWAPVIAAADSPMLSCDRSDQCQLALTRPVSAPQDSWLAVSGTPWLVRDGIARQPTDDAGCGFCAARHPRTALGLDSSGHLLTLVLVEGRRVEAEGLTLSDLAQRMRAQGVLQALNLDGGGSTALLLTGRLVTSRPFNEPMLRPLANALLIHRVETVRMPTEAPTGSGSGTPSAPTLSAALAHEIMPTSPATSERQMATLPKPTPAGAPALQRPSPSTPRP; from the coding sequence ATGGCCCCTTGCCACACCCCGCCCCCTGTTGATGTGCCGACCGCACGATGGTCCCAGCGCGTGTGCCACACCCGAGCGTTACGGCAGTTCCGGGGGTGGCTGCAACGGCAGCATGGGGTGGTGGCCGGCGTCTTTGTGTCGGTGGCCCTGCTGGCCGGTTGTGCATCACCTTCAGCGCCCCCAGCGGTTTCGCCGCCGTCGCCCCTCGCCTGGATTCCCGTGGAGGGTGCCGCCGGTCTGCTGTACGCCCGGGACACCGGCAGCCCGGGCCAGGTCTTGCATTGGCTGCGGCTGGATCTGCAGGATCCGACCCTGTCGCTCTCCCTCACCGGCCCGGAACAGAAGGGCAGGACGCTGGACCGGTTCAACGGCGCCACCCAGGCCCTGGCGGCGCTCAACGCCTCGTTCTTCACCAAGCGCTTCGAGCCGCGTGGGTGGACGGTGTCGTCGGGCCAGGCGTGGGCGCCCGTGATTGCCGCAGCCGACAGCCCGATGCTCAGTTGCGACCGCAGCGATCAATGCCAACTCGCCCTCACCCGCCCGGTGTCTGCCCCGCAGGACAGCTGGCTGGCCGTGTCCGGCACGCCCTGGCTGGTGCGGGATGGCATTGCGAGGCAGCCCACTGACGATGCGGGTTGCGGGTTCTGCGCGGCCCGACATCCCCGGACAGCGCTGGGGCTGGACAGCAGCGGGCACCTGCTGACCCTGGTTCTGGTGGAGGGCCGGCGGGTGGAAGCCGAAGGGCTGACCCTGAGCGACCTGGCTCAGCGCATGCGCGCACAGGGTGTGCTGCAAGCGCTGAATCTGGATGGAGGCGGCAGCACCGCCTTGCTGCTGACGGGGCGGCTGGTCACCAGCCGGCCCTTCAATGAACCGATGCTTCGTCCCTTGGCGAATGCTCTGCTGATCCATCGCGTGGAAACAGTGCGGATGCCGACGGAGGCACCGACGGGTTCAGGTTCGGGAACGCCATCCGCACCAACACTCTCTGCCGCGCTGGCTCATGAAATCATGCCGACTTCGCCTGCAACGTCAGAGCGCCAGATGGCAACCCTTCCCAAGCCGACTCCTGCTGGAGCCCCTGCCCTCCAGCGCCCCTCTCCATCCACGCCGCGCCCATGA
- the murQ gene encoding N-acetylmuramic acid 6-phosphate etherase, producing the protein MLNTETPSQRHPDLDLYDSVRLVEALVDDQQTALDAVRAAGPALAAAVEAAVPRMAAGGRLLYAGAGTSGRLGVLDSVELTPTFSWPAERAVALIAGGESAMFMAVEGAEDNTLQGQKDLEAVQPGPNDVLLAIAASGQTPYVLGALAAARQAGCLTVGLANNAGAAVLAASDHPILLDTGAEIISGSTRLKAGTAQKIALNSFSSALMVRLHKVYGNLMVDMKATNAKLVRRAVALTMRAAGVDEPSARQALEHCNFSVKTAVVMLLKQLPAEQAAALLDHHAGNVRRALARQ; encoded by the coding sequence ATCCTCAATACCGAGACCCCCAGCCAGCGGCATCCGGACCTGGACCTCTACGACAGTGTCCGGTTGGTGGAGGCCTTGGTGGACGACCAGCAAACCGCGCTGGACGCCGTGCGTGCCGCAGGCCCCGCGCTGGCCGCTGCCGTCGAAGCTGCGGTGCCGCGCATGGCGGCGGGGGGCCGGTTGCTGTATGCCGGCGCCGGCACCTCCGGGCGGCTGGGTGTGCTGGACAGCGTGGAACTCACCCCCACCTTTTCCTGGCCGGCCGAGCGCGCGGTGGCGCTGATCGCTGGCGGTGAATCTGCGATGTTCATGGCGGTGGAAGGGGCGGAGGACAACACGCTGCAAGGCCAGAAGGACCTCGAGGCCGTCCAACCCGGCCCGAATGATGTGCTGCTGGCCATTGCCGCTTCCGGCCAGACCCCCTACGTGCTGGGCGCCTTGGCCGCTGCCCGCCAGGCGGGGTGCCTGACGGTGGGCCTGGCCAACAACGCCGGCGCTGCCGTGCTGGCGGCGAGCGACCATCCCATCCTGCTGGACACCGGCGCCGAGATCATCTCCGGCAGCACCCGGCTCAAAGCGGGCACGGCGCAGAAGATCGCCCTCAACAGCTTCTCCAGCGCCCTGATGGTCCGGCTGCACAAGGTCTACGGCAACCTGATGGTGGACATGAAGGCCACCAATGCCAAGCTGGTGCGCCGCGCGGTGGCCCTGACGATGCGGGCCGCCGGTGTGGATGAGCCCAGCGCCCGCCAGGCCCTGGAACACTGCAACTTCAGTGTGAAAACGGCGGTCGTGATGCTGCTCAAGCAGTTGCCCGCCGAGCAGGCGGCTGCGCTGCTGGACCACCACGCCGGCAACGTGCGCCGGGCCTTGGCCCGGCAGTGA
- a CDS encoding MFS transporter, whose product MSSTAPARAPWGWVPSLYFVQGIPYVVVMSLSTVIYKNMSVSNTDLALYTSGLYLPWVIKPLWSPLVEMFGTKRLWTTLLQLGMGAALAAVALTLPMNHFFQLSLAMFWLMAFASASHDIAADGFYMLALPQHQQAAFVGVRSTFYRLANIACNGGMVWLAGELHEEGQDWAHAWQTVLALVAAVLIGLAVFHAWRLPRPAPDTPAPRADRQWRHFFAIFAEFFRKPGLAVIIGFLLLYRFPEAQLLKLATPFLLDPVSVGGLGLDNKAVGLAYGTVGLVALTLGGLLGGWIISKVGLKRALWPLVLAMHLPNVVFLAMAWSHPGSLWIICAALAVEQFGYGLGFTAYLMFMILVAEGPHKTAHYALCTGFMALGMMVPGMWSGWLQDQLGYLHFFGWVLVAAVPALIMTAQIRVPEGFGKKQAEA is encoded by the coding sequence GTGTCCAGCACCGCCCCCGCCCGCGCCCCCTGGGGATGGGTGCCCTCGCTCTATTTTGTGCAGGGCATTCCCTATGTGGTGGTGATGTCGCTCTCTACCGTCATCTACAAGAACATGTCGGTGTCCAACACCGACCTGGCCCTCTACACCAGCGGGCTTTACCTGCCGTGGGTGATCAAGCCGCTGTGGTCGCCCCTGGTGGAAATGTTTGGCACCAAGCGCTTGTGGACCACGCTGCTGCAGCTGGGCATGGGCGCCGCATTGGCGGCCGTGGCGCTGACGCTGCCGATGAACCACTTCTTCCAACTCTCGCTGGCGATGTTCTGGTTGATGGCCTTTGCATCGGCCTCCCATGACATTGCCGCCGATGGCTTTTACATGCTGGCGCTTCCACAGCATCAGCAGGCAGCCTTTGTGGGGGTGCGGTCCACCTTCTACCGGCTGGCCAATATCGCCTGCAACGGTGGCATGGTGTGGCTGGCGGGCGAGCTGCATGAAGAAGGGCAGGATTGGGCTCACGCCTGGCAAACCGTGCTGGCGCTGGTGGCAGCGGTGTTGATCGGCCTGGCGGTCTTCCACGCCTGGCGCCTGCCCCGGCCGGCCCCGGACACCCCCGCGCCCCGCGCCGACCGCCAGTGGCGGCATTTCTTTGCCATCTTTGCCGAGTTCTTCCGCAAGCCCGGGCTGGCGGTGATCATCGGCTTTCTGCTGCTCTACCGATTTCCGGAAGCGCAGCTGCTGAAACTCGCCACCCCCTTTTTGTTGGATCCGGTCAGCGTCGGCGGGCTCGGGCTGGACAACAAGGCCGTGGGCCTGGCCTACGGCACCGTGGGCCTTGTGGCACTGACCCTGGGTGGGCTGCTGGGCGGCTGGATCATTTCCAAGGTCGGCCTGAAGCGGGCGTTGTGGCCCCTGGTGCTGGCCATGCATCTGCCCAATGTCGTGTTCCTGGCGATGGCCTGGAGCCATCCGGGCTCGTTGTGGATCATCTGCGCCGCGCTGGCGGTGGAACAGTTCGGTTATGGCCTCGGCTTCACCGCCTACCTGATGTTCATGATCCTGGTGGCCGAGGGCCCGCACAAGACGGCGCACTATGCGCTGTGTACCGGGTTCATGGCCCTGGGCATGATGGTGCCCGGCATGTGGAGCGGCTGGCTGCAGGATCAGCTGGGGTACCTGCACTTCTTTGGGTGGGTGCTGGTGGCGGCCGTGCCGGCTCTGATCATGACGGCCCAGATCCGGGTACCGGAAGGGTTTGGCAAGAAGCAAGCTGAGGCCTGA
- a CDS encoding glycoside hydrolase family 10 protein produces MQRRRLIHAALGWPALGMGAHVLTGCASAARPVPPTTEPASGPPAVPREFRGVWVATVANIDWPSRRGLPAEQQITEIRQLLDTARDLRLNAIVLQVRTSADALYASSLEPWSEYLTGVQGQSPGYDPLAVWLAEAHARGLELHAWINPYRARQSGGRSAPAAQHVSRRRPDWVKTYGDQLWIDPGEPEAAEHTLAVCRDLLTRYALDGLHIDDYFYPYPVQDAAKQEVDFPDEPSWQRYLSQGGSLSRADWRRDNVDRLVERLHALVRELRPAARLGISPFGLPRPALRPAGIEGFSQYDKLYADVERWLSEGWLDYLAPQLYWPRAQKPQAFEPLLRAWQGLNGKQRHVWPGLFTSKAVTDAAGWAPDEIPAQIEICRASPAAGGHLHFSMVPLAQNRRGLTTLLHQGVYAEPALPPTTQWLSAPPCGPVQLLRQRTGDLQLVTQDGAPARLFALWRRAAHRGEAAWRLALIAPDGRVPAPEAGETLVVRAINALNSEGPAATFIV; encoded by the coding sequence ATGCAACGGCGACGTCTGATCCACGCAGCTCTGGGATGGCCCGCGCTGGGCATGGGCGCCCATGTCCTCACCGGTTGCGCCTCGGCCGCCCGGCCGGTTCCACCCACCACCGAGCCGGCCAGCGGGCCGCCGGCCGTCCCCCGGGAGTTTCGGGGCGTGTGGGTGGCCACGGTGGCCAACATCGACTGGCCGAGCCGCCGCGGGCTGCCCGCCGAGCAGCAGATCACCGAAATCCGGCAGTTGCTCGACACCGCCCGGGACCTGCGCCTGAATGCCATCGTGCTGCAAGTGCGCACCAGTGCGGACGCGCTGTATGCCTCTTCGCTGGAACCCTGGAGTGAATATCTCACCGGCGTGCAAGGCCAGTCACCGGGCTACGACCCCTTGGCCGTGTGGTTGGCGGAGGCCCACGCCCGGGGGTTGGAGCTGCATGCCTGGATCAACCCGTATCGCGCCCGGCAGAGCGGTGGCCGCTCCGCGCCCGCCGCCCAGCATGTCAGCCGCAGGCGTCCGGATTGGGTGAAGACCTATGGCGATCAACTCTGGATCGACCCGGGCGAGCCGGAAGCGGCCGAACACACCCTGGCCGTCTGCCGGGACCTGCTCACCCGGTACGCGTTGGATGGCCTGCACATCGACGACTATTTCTACCCCTACCCGGTGCAGGACGCCGCCAAGCAGGAGGTCGACTTTCCGGATGAGCCCAGTTGGCAGCGATATCTGTCGCAAGGCGGCAGCCTGAGCCGCGCCGACTGGCGCCGCGACAACGTCGATCGGCTGGTGGAGCGTCTGCATGCGCTGGTCCGCGAGCTGCGGCCGGCCGCACGCCTGGGCATCAGCCCCTTCGGATTGCCGCGTCCGGCCCTCCGGCCAGCGGGCATTGAAGGCTTCTCCCAATATGACAAGCTCTATGCGGACGTAGAACGCTGGTTGTCCGAGGGCTGGCTGGATTACCTGGCGCCTCAGCTGTACTGGCCACGGGCGCAGAAACCGCAGGCGTTTGAGCCGCTGCTGCGCGCCTGGCAGGGTTTGAATGGGAAGCAGCGGCATGTCTGGCCCGGCCTGTTCACCAGCAAGGCGGTGACCGATGCGGCCGGTTGGGCCCCGGACGAAATCCCGGCGCAGATCGAGATATGCCGGGCCAGCCCTGCCGCCGGCGGTCATCTGCACTTCAGCATGGTGCCACTGGCCCAGAACCGCCGCGGACTGACCACCTTGCTGCATCAGGGTGTCTATGCCGAGCCTGCCCTGCCGCCGACCACGCAGTGGCTGTCCGCTCCGCCCTGCGGCCCCGTCCAATTGCTGCGCCAGCGCACCGGTGATCTGCAACTCGTGACCCAGGATGGCGCACCCGCACGCTTGTTCGCCCTGTGGCGACGCGCCGCGCACCGCGGCGAGGCGGCGTGGCGCCTGGCGCTGATCGCCCCGGACGGACGGGTGCCTGCGCCCGAGGCCGGCGAAACCCTGGTGGTCCGCGCCATCAACGCGCTGAATTCAGAAGGCCCTGCCGCCACGTTCATCGTCTGA
- a CDS encoding TonB-dependent receptor → MSQKNWLGFSKTALAAAAAMAVMMPAMAADEGKKKAEQSEDDGAPRAKEDAVRLGTIVITGEGGKLGTGQMLNEDAAKSRSTVTRAATEKDRSTGNPYQALALLPGVNTFSYDATGLYGGGLTVRGFNSDQLGFTINGVPVNDSGNFAVYPQEYADQENLCTQSLNQGSPDSDSPAAGATGGNVTITSCDPEDKRRVRVSQTLGQLSLTRTFLRYDTGRFFNNSAKVFVSYSHTEADKWKGEGSAKKDHLDAAFRWDINEDNKVLGSVLYNRAINSNINSLSLAQLKTYGYYGDFSTTFPGHTTPTNGKADVDSSPSPAYYKLANNPFENAIVSLSGSFKLATDTYLKIQPYLWYGYGNGGTQQTTLKENAFYDATTGKVNGVKDLNGDGDTLDTVLVGRASVTKTFRPGVTTEVNTQLGNHNLRLGLWYERARHGQTQPAVTVDNNGNLASVWLDSGNITRADGSLYQGRDWYTVSTAYQAYVMDNWSFMEDRGMLTLGLRTPHVTRDFTGNANESFAYNYKLKRDYDDVLPQAGLRFNLDKNQQVFVNVSKNFRAPPNYAFANSTSSINVQADASGNVSLITELKPETSIMTDIGYRYQSKALSLSATYFNSDFKNRQATAFDPNTNFSANINAGRVNVHGMEFEAGTGVFKGFSAYGSLTVQHSEMKDDLTVGKAATSSTTGVVLPTSGKTYVLTPHTMVGLSVQYEYGPFYGRLKVKRTGHQYATMTNDEEVPAYTVGDFDAGYKIGDVGNWASNVMVRLNVSNIGNTRYRNPSGSQTNALSYNGSRTSTVYYYLGAPRFTSISVSADF, encoded by the coding sequence ATGAGTCAGAAGAATTGGTTGGGTTTCAGCAAAACGGCGTTGGCCGCCGCCGCTGCCATGGCGGTGATGATGCCGGCCATGGCTGCCGACGAAGGCAAGAAGAAGGCTGAGCAGTCGGAAGACGACGGCGCGCCTCGCGCCAAGGAAGATGCCGTCCGTCTGGGCACCATCGTCATCACCGGCGAGGGTGGCAAGCTGGGCACCGGCCAGATGCTGAACGAAGACGCCGCCAAGTCGCGCAGCACCGTCACCCGTGCCGCGACTGAAAAGGACCGCTCCACCGGCAACCCCTACCAGGCGCTGGCCCTGCTGCCGGGTGTGAACACCTTCAGCTATGACGCCACCGGCCTGTACGGCGGCGGCCTGACCGTCCGTGGCTTCAACTCGGACCAGCTGGGCTTCACCATCAACGGCGTGCCGGTCAACGACTCCGGTAACTTCGCTGTGTATCCGCAGGAATATGCGGACCAGGAAAACCTTTGCACCCAGTCGCTGAACCAGGGCAGCCCGGATTCCGACTCTCCCGCCGCTGGCGCCACCGGTGGCAACGTGACCATCACCAGCTGCGACCCGGAAGACAAGCGCCGCGTGCGCGTCAGCCAGACTCTGGGCCAGCTCAGCCTCACCCGCACCTTCCTGCGCTACGACACCGGCCGCTTCTTCAACAACAGCGCCAAGGTGTTCGTGAGCTACTCGCACACCGAAGCTGACAAATGGAAGGGCGAAGGCTCCGCCAAGAAGGACCACTTGGATGCCGCCTTCCGCTGGGACATCAACGAAGACAACAAGGTGCTGGGTTCGGTGCTCTACAACCGCGCCATCAACAGCAACATCAACAGCCTGAGCCTGGCCCAGCTGAAGACCTACGGCTACTACGGCGATTTCTCGACGACGTTCCCGGGCCACACCACCCCGACCAATGGCAAGGCTGACGTGGATTCATCCCCGTCGCCGGCCTATTACAAGCTGGCCAACAACCCCTTCGAAAACGCCATCGTTTCGCTGTCTGGCTCGTTCAAGCTGGCCACGGACACCTACCTGAAGATCCAGCCCTACCTCTGGTACGGCTACGGCAACGGCGGCACCCAGCAGACGACGCTGAAGGAAAACGCCTTCTATGACGCCACGACCGGCAAGGTCAACGGCGTGAAGGACCTGAACGGCGACGGCGACACCCTGGACACCGTCCTGGTCGGCCGCGCCAGCGTCACCAAGACCTTCCGTCCTGGTGTGACCACCGAAGTGAACACCCAGCTGGGCAACCACAACCTGCGCCTGGGCCTCTGGTATGAGCGTGCTCGCCACGGTCAGACCCAGCCCGCCGTGACGGTGGACAACAACGGCAACCTGGCCAGCGTGTGGCTGGATTCGGGCAACATCACCCGCGCCGACGGCAGCCTCTACCAAGGCCGCGACTGGTACACCGTCAGCACCGCCTATCAGGCCTACGTGATGGACAACTGGTCCTTCATGGAAGACCGCGGCATGCTGACCCTGGGCTTGCGGACGCCTCACGTCACCCGCGACTTCACCGGCAACGCCAACGAAAGCTTCGCCTACAACTACAAGCTGAAGCGCGACTACGACGACGTGCTGCCGCAAGCCGGCCTGCGCTTCAACCTGGACAAGAACCAGCAAGTCTTCGTGAACGTGTCGAAGAACTTCCGCGCACCGCCGAACTACGCTTTCGCCAACTCCACGTCGTCGATCAACGTGCAGGCCGATGCGTCCGGCAATGTCAGCCTGATCACCGAGCTGAAGCCTGAAACGTCCATCATGACGGACATCGGCTACCGCTATCAGAGCAAGGCCCTCTCGCTGTCGGCCACCTACTTCAACTCCGACTTCAAGAACCGTCAGGCCACCGCCTTCGACCCGAACACGAACTTCTCGGCCAACATCAACGCTGGCCGCGTGAACGTGCACGGCATGGAGTTTGAAGCCGGCACCGGCGTGTTCAAGGGCTTCTCGGCCTACGGATCGCTGACCGTGCAACACAGTGAGATGAAGGACGATCTGACGGTGGGCAAGGCGGCCACGTCGTCCACCACCGGTGTGGTGCTGCCGACCTCTGGCAAGACCTACGTGCTGACCCCGCACACCATGGTGGGCCTGTCGGTGCAGTATGAATACGGTCCGTTCTACGGCCGTCTGAAGGTCAAGCGCACCGGCCACCAGTACGCCACCATGACCAACGACGAAGAAGTGCCGGCCTACACCGTGGGCGACTTCGACGCTGGTTACAAGATCGGCGACGTGGGCAACTGGGCCAGCAACGTGATGGTTCGCCTGAACGTGAGCAACATCGGCAACACGCGTTATCGCAACCCGAGCGGTTCGCAGACCAATGCGCTGTCCTACAACGGTTCGCGCACCAGCACGGTCTACTACTACCTGGGCGCCCCGCGCTTCACCTCGATCAGCGTCAGCGCCGATTTCTAA
- a CDS encoding N-acetylmuramoyl-L-alanine amidase: protein MNIRTRLLTLTAAVFLAACATPTHQIDRTHVSENQDSRVQFLILHYTAIDFDKSLKVLTTGGKVSAHYLVNDNPVKTYQLVDENRRSWHAGVSYWAGATNLNSASIGIEIVNPGFTDTPAGRVYAGYPQQQVDEVIHLVRQIVERHRIRPDRILGHNDIAPGRKQDPGPAFPWKQLADAGLIPWPDAALLDVRRAVFQVVPLPDVAWFQQKLALVGYQTPQTGVMDTATREVLATFQMKYRPSNCAGDMDADTAALLDVVTTPGGMVTLRASPASTDNRSPY, encoded by the coding sequence ATGAACATTCGCACCCGCCTGCTGACCCTCACTGCCGCCGTTTTCCTGGCGGCCTGTGCCACCCCCACCCACCAGATCGACCGCACCCATGTCTCGGAGAACCAGGACAGCCGGGTGCAGTTCCTCATCCTGCACTACACCGCCATCGACTTCGACAAGTCGCTCAAGGTGCTGACGACCGGCGGCAAGGTGTCGGCCCACTATCTGGTGAACGACAACCCGGTGAAGACCTACCAGCTGGTGGATGAAAACCGGCGCTCCTGGCATGCCGGTGTGAGCTATTGGGCCGGCGCCACCAATCTGAATTCCGCGTCGATCGGCATCGAGATCGTGAACCCGGGCTTCACCGACACGCCGGCCGGCCGTGTGTATGCCGGTTATCCGCAGCAGCAGGTGGATGAGGTCATCCATCTGGTGCGCCAGATTGTCGAGCGGCATCGCATCCGCCCGGACCGCATCCTGGGCCACAACGACATTGCCCCCGGTCGCAAGCAGGACCCGGGCCCCGCCTTCCCCTGGAAACAGCTGGCCGATGCCGGCCTGATCCCCTGGCCCGACGCAGCGTTGCTGGACGTGCGCCGTGCGGTGTTCCAGGTGGTGCCGCTGCCGGATGTGGCCTGGTTCCAGCAGAAGCTGGCGCTGGTGGGCTACCAGACGCCGCAGACCGGCGTGATGGACACCGCCACCCGCGAAGTGCTGGCCACCTTCCAGATGAAATACCGGCCCTCCAACTGTGCGGGTGACATGGATGCCGACACCGCCGCCCTGCTGGATGTGGTGACGACACCGGGAGGCATGGTGACGCTGCGGGCCTCCCCGGCCAGCACGGACAATCGGTCGCCGTATTGA
- a CDS encoding ABC transporter permease: MFHFLLKRLATLVPTLIGVTLVAFGLIRLVPGDPVAIMMGERALDGDTHARMMHELGLDQPLWRQYLDYVGGLLQGDLGQSLVSHEPVSREFLALFPATAELALVALVIAIFTGLALGMAAALRRGTWLDQGVMGLATVGYSMPVFWWGLILIMTFSVGLGWTPVSGRVAVEYDIQRITGFMLIDAALHPEPGAWWSALRHLLLPAAVLATSNAAVIARMTRSSLLEVLREDYMRSARARGLTPARVVLVHGLRNALIPVITVIGLKVGSLLAGAVLTETIFSWPGIGKWLIDAIARRDYPVVQAGILISACCFIFINLVVDVLYGVVNPRIRGAR; this comes from the coding sequence TTGTTCCACTTCCTTCTCAAGCGCCTGGCCACCCTGGTGCCCACCCTGATCGGGGTGACGCTGGTGGCATTCGGACTGATCCGCCTGGTGCCGGGGGATCCGGTCGCCATCATGATGGGCGAGCGCGCGCTGGATGGCGACACGCATGCCCGCATGATGCATGAGCTGGGTCTGGATCAACCCCTGTGGCGGCAGTATCTCGACTATGTCGGCGGCCTGCTGCAGGGGGACCTCGGGCAGTCGCTGGTCTCCCATGAGCCGGTGTCACGGGAGTTCCTGGCACTATTTCCCGCCACCGCCGAACTGGCGCTGGTGGCCCTGGTGATTGCCATCTTCACCGGCCTGGCCCTGGGCATGGCGGCCGCACTGCGTCGGGGCACCTGGCTGGACCAGGGGGTGATGGGCCTGGCCACGGTCGGTTATTCGATGCCGGTGTTCTGGTGGGGCCTGATCCTCATCATGACCTTCTCGGTGGGCCTGGGCTGGACCCCGGTGTCCGGCCGGGTGGCGGTGGAATATGACATCCAGCGGATCACCGGCTTCATGCTGATCGATGCCGCCCTGCATCCCGAGCCGGGCGCCTGGTGGTCCGCCCTGCGGCATCTGCTGCTGCCCGCCGCCGTGCTGGCCACCTCCAATGCGGCCGTCATCGCCCGCATGACCCGGTCCAGCCTGCTGGAAGTGCTGCGGGAGGACTACATGCGCAGCGCCCGCGCCCGCGGTCTGACACCGGCCCGTGTGGTGCTGGTGCATGGGCTGCGCAATGCGCTGATCCCAGTCATCACCGTGATCGGCCTGAAGGTGGGCAGCCTGCTGGCCGGCGCGGTGCTCACCGAAACCATCTTCTCCTGGCCGGGCATCGGCAAGTGGCTGATCGATGCCATCGCGCGGCGCGACTATCCGGTGGTGCAGGCCGGCATCCTGATTTCCGCCTGCTGCTTCATCTTCATCAACCTGGTGGTGGATGTGCTGTATGGCGTGGTGAATCCACGCATCCGGGGGGCACGATGA
- a CDS encoding ABC transporter permease, with the protein MSLQTSPPASPAGGAMAAPMPGPWREAAEGFMANRGALVAFIVFVLLALACLLAPWISPHDPVHQYRMQMLLPPAWMDGGQRPFLLGTDELGRDLLSRLLHGGRVSLGIGLASVVLSLLPGVLLGLLAAFHQRWLSPAVMRVMDVMLALPGLLLAICVITVLGPGLFNTVIAIAIGSLPEYVRLTRAAALTELGRDYVTATRLAGASTTRLMWSAVLPNCLAPLIVQASLGFSSAILEAAGLGFLGLGVQAPTPEWGTMLSSARDYIVRAPWVVTLPGLAILASVLSVNLIGDGLRDALDPRLKRVA; encoded by the coding sequence ATGAGCCTGCAGACGAGTCCCCCGGCCTCCCCCGCTGGCGGCGCCATGGCCGCTCCGATGCCGGGTCCGTGGCGCGAAGCCGCCGAGGGCTTCATGGCCAACCGGGGCGCGCTGGTGGCCTTCATCGTTTTTGTGCTGCTGGCCCTGGCCTGCCTGCTGGCCCCGTGGATCTCGCCGCATGACCCGGTGCATCAATACCGGATGCAGATGCTGCTGCCCCCCGCCTGGATGGACGGCGGACAGCGGCCGTTTTTGCTGGGCACCGACGAGCTGGGCCGCGACCTGCTGAGCCGGCTGCTGCATGGCGGCCGCGTGTCGCTGGGCATCGGGCTGGCGTCGGTGGTGCTGTCGCTGCTGCCGGGGGTGTTGCTCGGCCTGCTGGCGGCCTTTCACCAGCGCTGGCTGTCGCCGGCCGTGATGCGCGTGATGGACGTGATGCTGGCGCTGCCCGGGCTGCTGCTGGCCATCTGCGTCATCACCGTGCTGGGGCCGGGCCTGTTCAACACGGTGATTGCGATTGCCATCGGCAGCCTGCCCGAATACGTGCGTCTCACACGCGCCGCCGCCCTCACCGAACTGGGCCGCGACTACGTCACCGCCACACGGCTGGCGGGCGCGTCCACCACGCGGCTGATGTGGTCGGCGGTATTGCCCAACTGCCTGGCGCCGTTGATCGTGCAGGCGTCGCTGGGCTTCTCCAGTGCCATTCTGGAAGCGGCCGGCCTGGGCTTCCTGGGCCTGGGCGTACAGGCCCCCACGCCGGAGTGGGGCACGATGCTGTCCTCCGCGCGGGACTACATCGTGCGGGCGCCCTGGGTGGTGACCTTGCCAGGCCTGGCCATCCTGGCCTCGGTGCTGAGCGTCAACCTGATCGGCGACGGCCTGCGGGATGCGCTGGACCCACGGCTCAAGCGGGTGGCCTGA